A single window of Vigna radiata var. radiata cultivar VC1973A chromosome 4, Vradiata_ver6, whole genome shotgun sequence DNA harbors:
- the LOC106759519 gene encoding reticulon-like protein B5 codes for MAEEPESTVTTGAAADQSLLDKISEKLHGHDSSSSSDSDSEKTVTSSVKDKVFRLFGRQRPVHSVLGAGKPADLLLWRNKKISASVLGGATAVWVLFELLEYHFLTLVCHILILVLAVLFLWSNAHTFIHKSPPRIPEVHLPEEPFLQVASALRIEINRGFAVLHSIGSGRDLKKFLMVIAGVWILSIVGNWCNFLTLFYITFILLHTAPVLYDKYEDKIDPLAEKAVIEIKKQYAVFDAKVLSKIPVGSLKAKLS; via the exons ATGGCGGAGGAACCGGAAAGCACCGTCACCACTGGCGCCGCCGCCGACCAATCGTTGCTGGATAAGATAAGCGAGAAGCTTCACGGTCACGATTCCTCGTCCTCTTCCGATTCGGATTCCGAAAAAACCGTCACTTCGTCCGTTAAGGATAAGGTTTTCCGCCTCTTCGGTAGGCAGAGGCCCGTTCATTCCGTGTTGGGCGCCGGAAAAc CTGCTGACTTGTTATTGTGGAGGAACAAGAAGATATCTGCTAGCGTGCTTGGCGGAGCCACTGCTGTTTGGGTCCTGTTTGAGTTGCTTGAGTATCACTTTCTTACTCTGGTGTGTCACATTTTGATACTGGTGCTCGCAGTTCTGTTCTTGTGGTCCAATGCCCACACTTTTATTCACAA ATCACCACCTCGCATTCCAGAAGTTCATCTTCCCGAGGAGCCATTCCTGCAAGTGGCATCCGCGTTGAGGATTGAAATCAACAGGGGATTCGCTGTTTTGCATAGTATTGGTTCTGGAAGAGATTTGAAGAAATTCCTAATG GTTATTGCTGGCGTTTGGATTCTATCAATTGTGGGGAACTGGTGCAACTTCTTGACCCTCTTCTACATAA CTTTTATCTTGTTGCACACGGCTCCTGTGCTATATGATAAGTACGAGGATAAGATAGATCCACTTGCAGAGAAGGCAGTCATTGAGATTAAAAAGCAATATGCTGTGTTTGATGCTAAGGTCTTGAGTAAGATCCCAGTGGGTTCTTTAAAAGCTAAGTTATCTTAG
- the LOC106759520 gene encoding RING-H2 finger protein ATL67 has product MSPSIPSSHITHLGLGYSIAIALAFLFLLSTLLLSSYLCCRATRHRTQTTAVTTAAANPSDGVVLPRVIFVAEDDDDDEEASVALGLDQSVINSYPRFQFDRDNARNSNGNNNTCSICLCEYKDSEMLRMMPECRHFFHLCCLDSWLRLRGTCPVCRNSPLPTPLSTPLQEVVPLSQYAADRRRSR; this is encoded by the coding sequence ATGTCCCCTTCAATTCCCTCTTCTCACATCACCCACCTTGGCCTTGGCTATTCCATCGCCATAGCCCTCgccttcctcttcctcctctctacCCTTCTCCTCTCCTCCTATCTCTGCTGCCGCGCCACCCGACACCGCACCCAAACAACCGCCGTCACAACCGCCGCCGCCAACCCCTCCGACGGCGTTGTCCTGCCACGTGTCATCTTCGTGGCGGAggacgacgacgacgacgagGAGGCCAGCGTTGCGCTGGGGCTCGACCAGAGCGTTATTAATTCCTACCCCAGGTTCCAGTTCGACAGGGACAACGCGCGGAATAGTAACGGGAATAACAACACGTGCTCCATATGTTTGTGCGAGTACAAGGATTCGGAGATGCTCAGGATGATGCCCGAGTGCCGCCATTTCTTCCACCTCTGTTGTCTCGATTCCTGGCTCAGACTCAGAGGCACCTGCCCTGTTTGCCGCAACTCGCCCCTCCCGACGCCGCTCTCCACGCCGCTGCAGGAGGTGGTGCCGCTCTCTCAGTACGCCGCCGATAGAAGGCGAAGTaggtga
- the LOC106758423 gene encoding RING-H2 finger protein ATL32-like yields the protein MSESPSPSVSFSDGPPPLNTNNNGLDIFTKVFLLFIFFTLFVRVCYVYMNMRREQNGNDNVSNSIASMTHNDQNDNLTGLPYDVIKSYRTFPYSKTDSVVGTTCDHDTTCAICIEDYEEPEMLRVLPQCRHYFHRDCVDAWLKVNATCPVCRNSLMETRSHNNINDNAVFNNALERV from the coding sequence ATGTCAGAGTCTCCTTCTCCCTCCGTCTCCTTCTCCGACGGACCACCACCCTTGAACACCAACAACAATGGACTAGACATATTCACCAAGGTCTTCCTGTTGTTCATCTTTTTCACTCTCTTCGTTCGTGTCTGTTACGTGTACATGAACATGCGACGAGAACAAAACGGCAACGACAACGTAAGCAACAGCATCGCTTCCATGACCCATAACGATCAAAATGATAACCTCACCGGGCTACCCTATGACGTCATAAAGTCCTACCGCACTTTCCCTTACAGCAAAACCGATAGTGTTGTGGGAACAACATGCGACCACGACACCACCTGCGCCATATGTATTGAGGATTACGAGGAACCGGAGATGCTGAGGGTGTTGCCGCAATGCCGCCACTACTTTCACCGAGACTGCGTCGACGCATGGCTGAAGGTTAATGCCACGTGTCCCGTTTGCAGGAACTCGCTCATGGAAACTAGAAGCCATAATAATATTAACGATAACGCTGTCTTTAACAATGCCTTAGAACGTGTCTAA
- the LOC106758708 gene encoding subtilisin-like protease SBT1.9, which translates to MRDLMANFVIPLPFMLFITHWFLLAHHGSAAESSTYIVHMDRSLFPTVFSTHHDWFESTVQSIKSATPALSXXQSQKQIVYSYNHAMYGFSAVLTSQELEALKNSRGFVAAYPDRNVTIDTTHTFEFLSLASSSGLWXASNXGEDVIVGVXDXGVWPXSESFKDDGMTKKIPSKWKGTCQEGQDFNTSMCNFKLIGARYFNKGVIARNPKVKISMNSARDTEGHGTHTSSTVAGNYVSGASYFGYAKGVARGIAPRARLAMYKVIWEEGRYSSDVLAGMDQAIADGVDVISISMGFDGXPLYEDPIAIASFAAMEKGVLVSSSAGNSGPDLGTLHNGIPWLLTVAAGTIDRTFGSLVLGNGRTIIGSTMFPANALVENLPLVYYKNISACNSVKLLSKLVTDVIIVCDLVPDTKLMYKQMSVVNEASLSGAVFFLDGPLLNESGIGSFPGIVISAKDAPSVIKYAKSHKNPTASIKFQQTFVGIKPAPGLADYSSRGPSHSYPGVLKPDIMAPGSNVLAAFIPDSPAAAIGNNVNLPTDYNLLSGTSMACPHASGVAALLKAAHPEWSAAAIRSALVTTASPLDNTQNPIRDYGYPSQYASPLAMGAGQIDPNRALDPGLIYDATPQDYVNLLCASNYTIKQILTITRSSSYTCAKPSFDLNYPSFIGICNNKTMSVVQKFRREVTNVGAGVATYRAKVTEPKGSVVTVSPETLSFRYKNEKLSYSVVIKYNKYKKEDISYGDLIWIEDGGVHSVRSPIVVAPSGIV; encoded by the coding sequence ATGAGGGATCTTATGGCTAACTTTGTGATTCCACTTCCTTTCATGCTCTTCATTACTCATTGGTTTCTGTTGGCTCATCATGGCAGTGCTGCAGAGAGTTCCACATACATAGTACACATGGACAGATCCCTTTTTCCCACTGTCTTTTCAACTCATCATGATTGGTTTGAATCCACCGTTCAGTCCATAAAATCAGCAACACCTGCTCTCTCATNCANNCAATCACAGAAACAGATAGTGTACTCCTATAACCATGCCATGTATGGCTTCAGTGCAGTTCTAACATCACAAGAGTTAGAGGCTCTNAAGAACTCTCGTGGTTTTGTTGCAGCATATCCAGACAGAAATGTCACCATAGACACCACTCACACTTTTGAGTTTCTCTCCCTAGCCTCTTCCAGTGGNCTNTGGCANGCNTCNAATTTNGGGGAGGATGTCATTGTGGGTGTTNTTGACNCTGGTGTGTGGCCTGANAGTGAAAGCTTCAAAGATGATGGCATGACCAAGAAAATTCCAAGTAAATGGAAAGGAACCTGTCAGGAAGGGCAAGACTTCAACACTTCCATGTGCAACTTCAAACTGATCGGAGCTAGATATTTCAACAAAGGAGTGATTGCTAGAAACCCCAAGGTTAAAATCAGTATGAACTCAGCTAGAGATACAGAGGGTCATGGAACTCACACATCTTCCACAGTTGCTGGCAACTATGTCAGTGGAGCCTCTTACTTTGGCTACGCTAAAGGGGTGGCAAGAGGCATTGCACCAAGAGCTAGGCTTGCCATGTACAAGGTCATTTGGGAAGAGGGTCGTTACTCCTCTGATGTTTTGGCTGGAATGGACCAAGCCATTGCTGATGGGGTTGATGTCATTTCCATCTCTATGGGGTTTGATGGTNNTCCACTTTATGAGGATCCTATAGCAATAGCTTCTTTTGCAGCAATGGAAAAAGGGGTGTTGGTTTCATCCTCTGCAGGTAACAGTGGTCCTGATCTTGGTACTTTGCACAATGGAATCCCCTGGCTTCTGACCGTGGCTGCAGGTACCATTGACCGCACATTTGGTTCTCTAGTTCTTGGAAATGGCCGAACCATTATTGGTTCGACCATGTTTCCAGCAAATGCCTTGGTGGAAAATCTTCCACTTGTCTACTATAAGAATATATCAGCATGTAACTCAGTCAAGTTGTTATCGAAACTGGTAACAGATGTGATCATTGTATGTGACTTGGTTCCAGACACTAAGTTAATGTACAAGCAAATGTCGGTTGTTAATGAAGCTAGTTTGTCAGGGGCAGTGTTTTTTCTTGATGGTCCTTTGTTAAATGAATCAGGAATTGGGAGCTTTCCAGGTATTGTAATCAGTGCAAAGGATGCACCATCTGTGATCAAATATGCAAAAAGCCATAAGAATCCAACAGCCAGTATCAAATTTCAGCAAACATTTGTTGGAATAAAGCCAGCACCAGGTCTTGCTGATTACTCTTCAAGAGGTCCTTCACATAGCTACCCTGGGGTCTTGAAGCCTGACATAATGGCACCTGGCTCTAATGTCCTTGCTGCTTTCATTCCCGATTCTCCAGCAGCTGCAATTGGCAACAATGTGAACTTACCTACTGATTACAATTTGCTGTCTGGAACATCCATGGCCTGTCCTCATGCTTCTGGTGTTGCTGCTCTTCTGAAAGCTGCACATCCTGAATGGAGTGCTGCTGCTATAAGGTCTGCACTAGTAACCACAGCTAGTCCTCTAGATAATACACAAAATCCAATTAGAGACTATGGCTATCCTTCTCAATATGCTTCTCCTCTTGCCATGGGAGCTGGTCAAATTGACCCTAACAGAGCACTTGATCCAGGTTTGATATATGATGCCACCCCACAGGACTACGTTAATCTCCTTTGTGCTTCGAATTACACAATAAAGCAGATCTTAACCATTACAAGATCATCATCCTACACTTGCGCAAAACCATCTTTTGATCTTAACTACCCTTCATTTATAGGCATCTGTAACAACAAAACAATGTCAGTTGTCCAGAAATTTAGGAGGGAAGTGACGAATGTTGGAGCTGGTGTTGCCACATACAGAGCCAAGGTGACAGAACCTAAGGGGTCTGTGGTGACAGTGTCCCCTGAGACTTTGTCATTCAGATACAAAAATGAGAAGCTGAGCTACAGTGTTGTAATAAAGTACAACAAGTACAAGAAGGAAGATATCTCTTATGGGGATCTTATTTGGATTGAAGATGGTGGAGTACACAGTGTTAGGAGCCCCATTGTAGTGGCACCAAGTGGAATTGTTTGA